In the Ornithinimicrobium pratense genome, GTGAGCAGGACGACCCCCTCTCGCAGCTGGTCGCCGCCTACGACCGGTATGTGGCCTCGGGGGAGCTGAACTCCCGGGTGCCCGACGTGGCGGCCGCCACCGAGCGGGTGCGCGAGTGGGCAGCGGCGCAGGGCGCCTCCGACGAGCGCCTGGACGGGCTGTCGATGGTGCACGAGGACCCGTACTGGTCGTTCTCGTTGCGGCCCAGCAACACCGAGCCTTTGCTGAGGCTCAACGTCGAGGCCCAGGACCGGGCCGTGATGGAACAGGTCAGGGACAGCGTGCTGACCCTGGTGCGACAGGAGAGATAGCCATGGCACGTCCCCCGTACGACCCGTGGGTCCGAGAGATCCTGCGCTGCCCCGTCGGTCTGCACGAGCTGGTCGACACCCAGGACGAGCAGGGCGCGCCGGCGCTGGAGTGCGCGCAGGACTGCGGCGCCCCCGGCCAACGACGTCGCTACCCGGTGACGGACGGCATCCCGGTGCTGCTCGCGGACGAGGCCGTGCTCGTGCCGGCACCGGGCAGCTGAGGGGGCGCGGTGCCGTACATCGACGAGGCCCTGCTCGATGACCTGGATGAGCTGCAGCGCAAGGACTCTCAGGATACGCTGCGCGCTCTCGCCTCGGCCGGGGCTCAGGTCCGGGAGGGGCTGACCCTGGCGCACGAGGCGGGCATCGACCGGCTGGCGACCATGGACCGGCCGCGGTCCGTCCTGGTGGCCGCGATCGGGGGGTCGGCGATCGTCGCCGAGGTGCTGGAGCTGCTGGCTGAGCCGGGCTCGCCGGTGCCGGTCCAGGCCCGGCGCAACCTGCCCCTGCCGGGGTGGGTCGGGCCGTTGGACCTGGTGGTCGCGGTCTCATTGTCCGGCCGGGCCCCCGGCCCGCTGGCGGTCGCCGCCGAGGCTGCCCGCCGGGGTGCCATGCTGCTGACGGTGGGTGCCGACGACTCGCCGCTGGCAGAGGTATGCCGCCGCGCCCGCGGCGTGCACGTGGGCGTCGGCCGTGGGCGCACCAGCTCTCGGACCGCGCTGTGGACGATGCTGACCCCGGTGCTGCTCGGTGCCGACGGCCTGGGGCTGTTGGACGCGCCGGTGCAGATGCTCGAGGCGGTGGCGGACCGACTGGACCGCAAGGCTGAGGAGATGCGTCCTAGCTCCGAGTCGTTCGTCAACCCCGCCAAGCTGCTGGCTGTCCAGCTCGCCGAGACCGTGCCCGTGGTGCTGGGGGACGGCCCCCTCGGCGGGGTTGCTGCCGCTCGAGCCTCCTCGATGCTGGCCAGGACCGCCCGGATCCCCGCCACCTTCGGCGAGCTGCCGGACGCGGCCAGCGGGATCGTCGCCTGCTTCGACGGGCCGTACACCTCGCTGGGCGGCCGCCGGCAGGGCACCTACGACGACTCCCGGATCCGGCTCGGCGACATCGACACCTCCTCGTGGGAGCCGCACCACTTCGCCGAGCCCGACGGGGAGCTCATGGAGCGCGCCACCGGCCCGGACCAGGGCGGCGGCCGGGACGGTGGCCGGGACATCTTCGCCGATCCTTACCTGGACGGCCCGAGCCCGCCCCCGCTGGGTCTGCTGCTGCTGCGCGACGCCCCGCTGGAGCCACCTACCCGGGAGTCGGTCGAGGCCGAGGCACTGACCGACGCGGTCCTGGCGACCGCCCGGGAGGCCGGAGTGCGGGTGCTGGAGGTCCAGGCCGAGGCCGGCGCGCCGATCGTCCGGCTCGCCGACCACGTGGCGACCCTGGACTTCACCGCGACCTACCTGGCGATCGGGCTGGGCCTGGACCCGTCGGTGTCGCCGCACGTCGCGGATCTGCGCGACCGCACGCGCTGAGTTAGTGACGCAGGCGTCCCCGGGGGCCGTCCGAAGGGAACGACCACGCACCCGACCCGGCTCCCGTCACCCCCTGTGTCATCATCGCCGGATGAGCGCCGACGCTGACCCGATCACCCGCCATACCCGGTCCCGACGTGAGTTGGAGGAGGGGATCGAGCGCGACTTCGGGCGCAACCTGTCCTACGGGGAGTACCTCGACCTGGGTCGGGTCCTGTCGGCCCAGCACCCGCAGGCCGTCCCTCCCCGCCAC is a window encoding:
- a CDS encoding SIS domain-containing protein, with the protein product MPYIDEALLDDLDELQRKDSQDTLRALASAGAQVREGLTLAHEAGIDRLATMDRPRSVLVAAIGGSAIVAEVLELLAEPGSPVPVQARRNLPLPGWVGPLDLVVAVSLSGRAPGPLAVAAEAARRGAMLLTVGADDSPLAEVCRRARGVHVGVGRGRTSSRTALWTMLTPVLLGADGLGLLDAPVQMLEAVADRLDRKAEEMRPSSESFVNPAKLLAVQLAETVPVVLGDGPLGGVAAARASSMLARTARIPATFGELPDAASGIVACFDGPYTSLGGRRQGTYDDSRIRLGDIDTSSWEPHHFAEPDGELMERATGPDQGGGRDGGRDIFADPYLDGPSPPPLGLLLLRDAPLEPPTRESVEAEALTDAVLATAREAGVRVLEVQAEAGAPIVRLADHVATLDFTATYLAIGLGLDPSVSPHVADLRDRTR
- a CDS encoding Trm112 family protein, with protein sequence MARPPYDPWVREILRCPVGLHELVDTQDEQGAPALECAQDCGAPGQRRRYPVTDGIPVLLADEAVLVPAPGS